DNA from Poecilia reticulata strain Guanapo linkage group LG20, Guppy_female_1.0+MT, whole genome shotgun sequence:
GCTGCCAGCGTGCATCGCCAAATAGGAACCAGTATTTTCAATCCGGGGAAACATGATGGAAGTCGTTGTACGTTGTGATATACTGACCGACTGCAGCAGGGAGATTCTGAAGACAACGCATTAGTACTATTATCTTGTTCGTGGGACTTTGAAACTTGGCTTTTGCTGAGAAATTTTATGACCTTGCTCTGATTACTTTTCCATGACATGTTGCAAACAGCTTGGTTATTGAGTCCagctatttgacccataaataGAATTTCTCCAAGGAGAAAAAATAtagttattttgaattaaacatttattacaccTCTTACAATTTACTGTTCTCTTAGCCGTACATTTAACTCCCAGCAGGAATAAAGTATAATGGTGTTAAAATCATTAGCTGCCTCTTTTCACTCATGTATGTCTTCTATGAGCTTATAAAATATGGCTTGCTCTCAGCTGTCAGTGAAGCACGTCAGGTTCTGGACTTTAAACCTACATGTCATTCTTTGTTTACAGAAGTTCTGAACCAACATGGAGTGTAATGACACAGTGCATGCTTCCTCCGGTGATTAAATCATTACAAAACTATATTTGTTATCTGGATTTTATCTTCAGAGATTTTCCTAAGCAAGTTCAGTGATTTCCACCTGTTCTTTATTAACAATGTTAATGCAATCTGTGggtaaaatgaaacattcaagaatatgaatatattatgttccatgaacaaaaaaacattgtcattgTCCAAATCTGCttattctttcagttttgtGGGGAGAcatggtgtctatctccagcagtCCGAGGTATGCATGTTGTCTCAAGTTTTCTTAAGAAAGTGGAATGCCATCCTAAGCATTCATGATGTAAAAATCTTTCTCTCTATGTAGATGTAATATTTTACCATCATTACAGGAAGGTATTCAAAGGAAAAGATTGGGTTGTGACAACGATATTTCCACTGGAGTCAGACTGAGTTCATTGTCCATGTAAAGCGGTTGTTTGTGATGCCTCCATCCCACCAGGATGATGCGAACCACAAGCAGGACACAGGCAATCACCAGGATCAAAACTGCAGAGTGAGACAGAAATCAAGTACTCAACTATACATGATCTTGGAACTTATAGACCCTTCATAAACAGCAGATTTACAGTGAGGtgagacctttttttttcctatttcattTAGCTGTAtaataactttaatattttcccACTAATTGTCCACACATATATTTTCGTCACCTCACTTGTACTCTCTTGAGTACCCGTGTTTGAGGTTCATTAACATTTAGGCATTACTGGAAGCACTGCAGTTGttcaataataaaattatttcttaaaaaagaaaaacacaacctgCCCACAATTAACCATACATGCAAAATGACGTTTTATCTGTTTCATCTTTTCAATATTGATGCACGCTTGAAATTTTACCTTCAAGGATGTACAAATTGGTTACAGGAGATGCATTGTTGTCCAGGATGCCTGTCAGCCACAGGATAACTACAGGGTAGATGGCCGCAGTGTAGCGCATGTGCTCGTCAAGATAGAAGTTCTCCAACAGAAACCTGAAAGCAGCAGTAGACAAAaaaaggcttgtttttttttttcctttgctctttCCTGTCTTACAAGCAACAGCAGCAGTTAAACTGCGTAAGGCAGCTGGGAGTCAGACTCACCACACTAACAGCTCCatcaggagcagcagcagtgacAACATTGTGCAGTGATATCGAGATGCTTCCGTCTGATGCTGCAAGTAGATTGTCAGGTTCAGCAAAGTGGAGAGTGTCCCCCAAGTGGCATACACCGCCACTCCATTTTGCACCTGTTTTGACACAATGAGAGACAGCTCGAGTGAACCAAAAACCAGTTAGTAAAATGCTGCaaagatgtgtgtttttgattaatttatttagacaCTCTTCCAGTTACTTGCTTATGAACAGTTGTTTGCGTTTTGGTGGCATCAGATAGAACACATACGTAAACTATGTTGTCTCACTAGCTCACAATCTGCTGCTTCTATGTTGtctaataattgtaaaaaaaaaaaaaatcctccaataCAACAATTTTCTAAATATAGAAAGTCCGACAAATCGGTGTCAGCCCCACCCATTGACTTTGATGGGTGAGTTCGGCAgataaaaacaagataaaaacagaaaacagggaAGTAAAAAGTAAGAGGAAGTTACAATTCATCTTAATGATTTTCAGCATAaaaatttatgtgttttttttttttttacaactgctTATCAAAGCTGGCTTCAGTATGTGATTTTACAAGCTTTTAGTCATACCTGTCATAGTAAGTATGTTGCAAAGACCAAATAAAAAGTCGCCCAGGAATGTTGCcctatatttatagttttaccAATATCCTGAACATCCAGAGGTCTGCGTTGCGATGTTTGCTCAACCAGGCACCGTAAATCTTTAGCCCATGGCAGGAGAAAAATAGCATCATGTAATCAGTTAGCGTCATTAGAGCTGAGGTTATGAGCACTGGGAGCAGCATTCTGGACACAGAGAAATATAGCGTCCATATGAATCAAAAGAGGTGACAACAGGAGGAACCTGATGGTTGGTGCGAGTTGGCATACTTACTCTCTGTCATACAGAAAGAGCCAGGTGATGTTCAAGCTAAGGTATGTGATGACGCTGACATGAAACCCATAAGGCAACACTGCAGGTGTGGCGTACATCCACTCATATGTACTCCTGCACTGGGCAGAGATAATACAGTAAGATACTAAGCACATGTCGACAAACAGAAGGAGCCTGTGGGGAAATAATCGGTCTTTTCCTACGATGTTTGAGCAATCTGGAAGGTGTAAAGAGAGAATGAGTGTACCAGGGGAGAAGTAAATTGACTCGGTACAAGAAAGTCTGATTTCCCACATGTGACAGGACAGAAGGGTAATGTAAAgcattaaaacagaaagaaatactCCTTCTGTGAAAAAGCTGTAGAACCTTTACGTCTATAACTCGAAAGTGTTGAAAACTGAGCATGTGGTTTTACGCCAATGAGTTTGTGTTGTAAGtactgaataaatacattttttttaaaaaagtgcttACCTTCTACAAAGTCCAGCCAAAAAGTACACAAACATGGCAAAAAACCAAAAGTGAACAAAATCCCACACGAAAAACGTCCACTGAGCAGGAGTCACAGATGTCTTGTACTTGAGTGCGACATCTTCTGTACGCTGCCTGAAGACACCTGCATTGAGAGTTACCTATTTATTCTGGaggatccttttttttttaaatccttgaGATGACTGGATTCacgtaaaacaaacaaacaaaaaaaatattcacctgATTGATCTCCAAAGCCAGAAAGAAAGTTTAAAGTAATTGCAGGAAATAAGGCAAACAATCCGACAAGCATCAGTATAATCCTGGGTGGGTTGTGGTTTACCATGGTGAATGTGAGGGGGTTAAAATCCACAGGAGGAAAAGTTTGTcagaaaaagtattaaaaatacaacaaaaaaaaagttgaatctatttgactttttttatctGTCCTATGGCTCTCAAATAACAAACGGAGTAAAGTCTCAGCCGTATAACAGGGAAGGACAAGACCTATCATAACTGGTGTCACAGTGTGTCCTTTTCATAGCATCCGTTATCTCCCTCTGTCATAaacagtttgttattttgttgttaaaaaggAGGGTGAAGAGTAAAGATCAACTTGTGTAAAAAGTTGATCTTTTTACACAAGAAACAGTTGAATGTGTCCAACACATGTTACCCTGAAGGCTGCAGTGGGgagtttataaactaaaaaaaatgaaataaagctttCTAAGATTAACAAAGATAAAGGAAGAGTGATGATTTCCCATGGGTGCAAACTTCCTCTTCTGTAAAGACAACAGATGTGCCACAAACTTGTTGGTTTTTAATGTTCATAGTTtagtgaaaaatatataaagtttattaaattgttcatttctatatttctctaaatgtttgctgtgttttttacTACAGTCTCTACTTTGGCTTTTTAGGGCAGGTTGCAAATGCAGGTTGTATTTTTAGTAACTGAATGGTTAAGATTCAAATTCTGTTTACAAGGAGTGCTGACTCCTTTTAAGTCAAGATAAGCCTCTGCAGGTTTTGTGTGTGTAGCTTTTGTCCACACAGTGGCACCATTGCTTAATACGGTGGCATTGTGAAGCTGTCAAGAGACGTGTGGACCAGCAGCTTGCAGAtgaatttgcataaaaatacatGGTCAGTTAAGAAGACGAGACTTACCACCACTCTGAGTGTTTTATTCATCTAAATAGTGCAcagatttgagaaaatgtagCTGGAGTGGATTTCCGTCTGCCAGCAGGagacaaaacacacaatgcTATGTATaagttttgagtcatttttaatttctctgtaTTTGCTTCCAACAAAGCAGATTTCATGGTGATAATTTACTATGATTATGTGAAGTACTTTAATCTAAGGCTCTAAACGTTGGaacttttttggtttttgtttctttttatcgACCCACTCAACTTTGGCCCAGGTATGCTCGAGGCACTGAAATGTTCACCGAGTTTTAGGTTGAACTAGTGTTGTGTTCACACTTCTGTACAGTGCTTTGAATTGTCCCTAAAATCCACTAATTCGTTGTATTTCCTTTGGTGGCAACAATCACCAACAAGCTTTGCGAGACTTTTGGAGCATGAACAGCCAATTTAAGCTACAATCTCAATCCAATTCAAGTCTGACgaggccactccaaaacctcTGTGGTGTTTTTCATCAATTAAGAGGTGGAGTTGCTGGTTTTTTCGTTTAAGTGTAGCCGCAGAATCTATCTTTTGGATATGCATAAGAAAATATTCTAATTcttaatttgcttttaaaaataaaacatcaaagcgAATATTAACGTTCCAACTTGTAAAGtctaatttgaaaatataatgtGGAACTTGACAATTGGGGTTCCCTAAGGCTCTGTTGttcgttttttttgtcacattatccAATATCTATATGCCCACTTTTGTTTACTACAACAGCATCACGCCGTACGCATACAGAGAGATTGCACTCCTCTGATGTGTCTCTAATAAtttataaagttgtttttttttcagattacagttttttgggtttttttttagttataaGCACAGATTCAATCAGTGTTTATGTGGGTATGCTGCAGGAAACTAATGATTATATTTGATAGTCATCATAGAAGAGTGGATAAAAAGCTCTCTGCTGTTACAGCTCTTCATGACACTTAAGTCAACGAGCTCTTCTCACTCTGTTGAAGCTAAATATACCAAAAGAACACTTGACATTGTTACAAACCTTACAGTCAGAGCAATATTTGGTGTCAGCTGAAGTTGTGCTCAAAAGCTTAGAATGGACAACTCTTTCATGTTGACTGACTGATTACTGTGACCCAGGCTGCTGGCAAAGGACAAGGCCCAATTTGTTGGCTGTTCATCATCTAATGAGCCAAATCACATCCAATTACACGCCCGCCACTTTTGATCACTTTCATTATGAGGGATATGTGCATGATGGGTTTTAATAAAGATCACTGTCACTTTGGGATTATGTTGTGATTCACATTGTGACTCATTTAGATCTTTGCAACAATAAATCCTGTAGTTACACTGAAGCATTGTTTAATGACAGCACAGCtcctatatatatttttttttgttgtttgcaggAAAAGCAACTTTTATCTGATATTTCTGCAAAAGCTGCAAAACCTTTCAATCAGGGAAGTTGAAAAATCATGCTTATAAGACATTTCTGTGTAGGCTTTATTGGATAATAGGGACCATCCTGCACACAACGTTTGGTATTTAGAGACCTTGACTAATAGGCTCCGTGAATTCGTCTGTCCCCAGCGCAGACTATGTGACTTTCACGCTGCAAATTTATGAATAACATTTGTGGATCCCCATAGAACCAAGGTGCCTGTTAATGTCACAATTATACTGCCATGACCAATACTGGTGGCTGTGCCACGTAGATTACAAATGAGGATGGCAGAGGACAATAAAGGTGAGGAAGTATGGGTGAAGTGTGCAATACCCCTTGAATTTCTTCCCCTGTTGTCCAGTTGAATGCCCCACAAAGTTGAATGCTcactttattcagattttatattacaaatcaacacaaaggaTCATGGGAACTGGGATAAAACATGGTTTGatgttattttctaattatttgacaaatgtggtatgtatttgtattcagctaTTTTTTTTGATACACCACTGTCTTCAGAAACCAGTCAAATTTGGTGGGAAGATAGACAGAGCTCAGAGCAGGAAGAAAACTCGTTAGAGACTGTCACTTTGACCGGCGGAGGCTCTGCGTTAGTAAGGAGGAAGTGAGGCGACAATATGtctttgaggtgtttttattcAGGAGCTCCAAGTTACACCAACACCCTCATCAACTTTTagtgaaacaaagcagcttacATTTATACCTAAGGCAAGTTCCACTTACACCAGGTGAAGGGGTGatcaaaaaagaacaacaaacactatttacacaaacctaacaacaataaatgatccaacaaatatttacatgcatgcaaattattaaaactaaactattctaAGGTNNNNNNNNNNNNNNNNNNNNNNNNNNNNNNNNNNNNNNNNNNNNNNNNNNNNNNNNNNNNNNNNNNNNNNNNNNNNNNNNNNNNNNNNNNNNNNNNNNNNNNNNNNNNNNNNNNNNNNNNNNNNNNNNNNNNNNNNNNNNNNNNNNNNNNNNNNNNNNNNNNNNNNNNNNNNNNNNNNNNNNNNNNNNNNNNNNNNNNNNNNNNNNNNNNNNNNNNNNNNNNNNNNNNNNNNNNNNNNNNNNNNNNNNNNNNNNNNNNNNNNNNNNNNNNNNNNNNNNNNNNNNNNNNNNNNNNNNNNNNNNNNNNNNNNNNNNNNNNNNNNNNNNNNNNNNNNNNNNNNNNNNNNNNNNNNNNNNNNNNNNNNNNNNNNNNNNNNNNNNNNNNNNNNNNNNNNNNNNNNNNNNNNNNNNNNNNNNNNNNNNNNNNNNNNNNNNNNNNNNNNNNNNNNNNNNNNNNNNNNNNNNNNNNNNNNNNNNNNNNNNNNNNNNNNNNNNNNNNNNNNNNNNNNNNNNNNNNNNNNNNNNNNNNNNNNNNNNNNNNNNNNNNNNNNNNNNNNNNNNNNNNNNNNNNNNNNNNNNNNNNNNNNNNNNNNNNNNNNNNNNNNNNNNNNNNNNNNNNNNNNNNNNNNNNNNNNNNNNNNNNNNNNNNNNNNNNNNNNNNNNNNNNNNNNNNNNNNNNNNNNNNNNNNNNNNNNNNNNNNNNNNNNNNNNNNNNNNNNNNNNNNNNNNNNNNNNNNNNNNNNNNNNNNNNNNNNNNNNNNNNNNNNNNNNNNNNNNNNNNNNNNNNNNNNNNNNNNNNNNNNNNNNNNNNNNNNNNNNNNNNNNNNNNNNNNNNNNNNNNNNNNNNNNNNNNNNNNNNNNNNNNNNNNNNNNNNNNNNNNNNNNNNNNNNNNNNNNNNNNNNNNNNNNNNNNNNNNNNNNNNNNNNNNNNNNNNNNNNNNNNNNNNNNNNNNNNNNNNNNNNNNNNNNNNNNNNNNNNNNNNNNNNNNNNNNNNNNNNNNNNNNNNNNNNNNNNNNNNNNNNNNNNNNNNNNNNNNNNNNNNNNNNNNNNNNNNNNNNNNNNNNNNNNNNNNNNNNNNNNNNNNNNNNNNNNNNNNNNNNNNNNNNNNNNNNNNNNNNNNNNNNNNNNNNNNNNNNNNNNNNNNNNNNNNNNNNNNNNNNNNNNNNNNNNNNNNNNNNNNNNNNNNNNNNNNNNNNNNNNNNNNNNNNNNNNNNNNNNNNNNNNNNNNNNNNNNNNNNNNNNNNNNNNNNNNNNNNNNNNNNNNNNNNNNNNNNNNNNNNNNNNNNNNNNNNNNNNNNNNNNNNNNNNNNNNNNNNNNNNNNNNNNNNNNNNNNNNNNNNNNNNNNNNNNNNNNNNNNNNNNNNNNNNNNNNNNNNNNNNNNNNNNNNNNNNNNNNNNNNNNNNNNNNNNNNNNNNNNNNNNNNNNNNNNNNNNNNNNNNNNNNNNNNNNNNNNNNNNNNNNNNNNNNNNNNNNNNNNNNNNNNNNNNNNNNNNNNNNNNNNNNNNNNNNNNNNNNNNNNNNNNNNNNNNNNNNNNNNNNNNNNNNNNNNNNNNNNNNNNNNNNNNNNNNNNNNNNNNNNNNNNNNNNNNNNNNNNNNNNNNNNNNNNNNNNNNNNNNNNNNNNNNNNNNNNNNNNNNNNNNNNNNNNNNNNNNNNNNNNNNNNNNNNNNNNNNNNNNNNNNNNNNNNNNNNNNNNNNNNNNNNNNNNNNNNNNNNNNNNNNNNNNNNNNNNNNNNNNNNNNNNNNNNNNNNNNNNNNNNNNNNNNNNNNNNNNNNNNNNNNNNNNNNNNNNNNNNNNNNNNNNNNNNNNNNNNNNNNNNNNNNNNNNNNNNNNNNNNNNNNNNNNNNNNNNNNNNNNNNNNNNNNNNNNNNNNNNNNNNNNNNNNNNNNNNNNNNNNNNNNNNNNNNNNNNNNNNNNNNNNNNNNNNNNNNNNNNNNNNNNNNNNNNNNNNNNNNNNNNNNNNNNNNNNNNNNNNNNNNNNNNNNNNNNNNNNNNNNNNNNNNNNNNNNNNNNNNNNNNNNNNNNNNNNNNNNNNNNNNNNNNNNNNNNNNNNNNNNNNNNNNNNNNNNNNNNNNNNNNNNNNNNNNNNNNNNNNNNNNNNNNNNNNNNNNNNNNNNNNNNNNNNNNNNNNNNNNNNNNNNNNNNNNNNNNNNNNNNNNNNNNNNNNNNNNNNNNNNNNNNNNNNNNNNNNNNNNNNNNNNNNNNNNNNNNNNNNNNNNNNNNNNNNNNNNNNNNNNNNNNNNNNNNNNNNNNNNNNNNNNNNNNNNNNNNNNNNNNNNNNNNNNNNNNNNNNNNNNNNNNNNNNNNNNNNNNNNNNNNNNNNNNNNNNNNNNNNNNNNNNNNNNNNNNNNNNNNNNNNNNNNNNNNNNNNNNNCCACCATCTTTCTATGATTCTCAGACTTGCTTTAACTCGGtgttcttttggtttttttaatcaacacatCATTATGTTTTGTTGGGATCTTGTTTTTATCACCATCCTCTGTTTCCATGTGCACAGAGAAATTTTATGTTAGCAATTAAATTTAGGGGCACATTTGCGCCacagcaggtttttatttacatgccTTCTGGAATAATAGCTGTTTAGAAGTCtctgggggtggggggtagaTTGTCATCTCTGTTATGCATgtgtattttctgtatttttgttatttcattacttttcctcacttttattcacCTATGTTTTTAGGCTGATTCTTTAACTTTTAATAATTGCCTCCTTTGTGACATAATccatttttgttgtcttttttgtttcatcttgtATGTTGCTTCTCATTGTTTCGCACTTCAAGGACACCGACTGCTGAATCCACAGAATAGTAAATCGCTGTCCAATATTGTTCATTAGAAAACTTATTGACCTCATATGGCCGGCCTGCGGCAATACATTCTGAATTTTGATGATGGAAATTTTACAGGGATCACAGTTTTCCTCCCTTAAATCTCCCACATTTCTATCCTCAACAAGctgtcatataaaataaatcctcaCATATGAAACCTCTTTGGTCTTCAAGAGCCTGTCAAAATAATCAGTTCATGCTACAAAGAAGACCAATAACTGCGGCAGACTGCTGCAGAGCTTCAAATCAAGTTTAAACCAACACATATTCTTTCAGATCTTAGGACATAGACACTGTTCAGAAATTGCCCTTATGTGGACAGTTTCCTGTCAGTCAAATCATTGGGGCTGCTGGTGAGGGTCAAAggtgtacagaaaaaaatgattcacttctttttttttcacatttagagcCTCATGAAACACTTTTTAGATATTGTGGCAGGACTCTGTTATAACTTGGACAAAAATGATAGGCCAGTACCATAGTTTGCTTTAGATGGAGTTTATTGTTCTCATcttcaggtgaaaaaaaagctgaagaagCTGTGTAGCATATTTACAATGTGACTTATTTATATCACCCATGTAGTTGAGTTAAGTGACACTCTCACTATTCGATAGATGAACATCCAATGCATACCACCAGATGCGTTGCTTGACCCTTTTTGGTGCGCCTCAATTTTAAGTGTGTAAATGACTTGGAACGCTTCAAACACAACATGTAAACACCAAGCTTATAAAGTGACTGAGAAAAtcgttttattaaaatgtagaaaaacaaaaatgtagcgCTCACTCACCCAATTACAATCAGAGCTATCTCACCAGTTACTTCAAGTTCATAATAAACAACAGTTACAGGACTACAGGACAGAAGTTACAAGTCCTGTAACTGCCGTTtatgtttgctgttttgtttatttattcaaacatgTGCATTTTGgactgatttagttttttttttttttactttgtctatTAATTACTCCACAAACCTCCTGGTTATCTCGTTGGAGAGCTGTTTTCTTCGGTCTCTGTCTGCCTTCCAAGTCTAACACTCCTGACTCCCACGGTTTTCCATCTTTTGAGAGAAACTCAATATTAAAGCAGCAAATTCTGCTCACCTGCTTGGGTCCTTGGGTTCTGTGATGTGCGGTAGTGGGCGTTGTTAAGCCCTGCTGATTCAAGTAAAGTCTGACTGAAAGGCAATAAGATTGGCAAGAAGctgtttactgttttatttagaatgtttattcttgtttttgtttttattatcttctCAGCATATGTACAGCATTTACTTCTGCTGAGGATTTTTCTTCCCTGTGTTTTTCTCTAATTGTGTCTAATTACATTAGGCCAAGGGTGTCaaacttaatttttctttaatccacATCAAGATCACAAATGTCCTCAAAGTGTTGTAGCAGAACATAACTTCTAATTTACAAACTGGTTAATTATTAAAAGCTAACTACATTTTATGagttcttaaaattaaatattgaaatattggTATTATAATTTGTCAGTATATAGAtacaaactgctttgatttgatttataaaataaagtatatttcTAGCATGTGTCCCGCTAGACAGGGCCACAaagcgggccggatttggcccctggTGGGCCTTGATTTGATAAATGTGCATTAGAACAAGACAAGAATTGTTTTGACTGTCTTATTATTTGacatcaaacacaaaaaaatctacatacCTGATTGTTCTGATGCAAAACTATACAACACTAGCTATATATGTTATATCCTTTGTATTCATTGGGGTTTGCTTGGCGATGCAGTGTTGTGTTGGTTCTAAGTGAGTCAATAGCGAAGGCCGCAATAACAGGCTAAAAAGGATTTTAACAGTTTACTGACAAGATAATGCGTGAATTGTTTGTCCGGATTCAGGAATGCTAGGTCTACACTGTGGAGGAAAGGTAAGTGGTCATTAAGATACTATATGACGAGATGGTACAAAATGTGACAATACTGTTTGTGAGATGACAGAGTTGCCAGGTAAGAAACAAGTTCACCCACGAAGTTTGAGATCGGCAGTAGGTGGTATGTGATGCATCTTGGTCATGGTTTCTCTGTTCTTTCTTCCAGAAGGAGATGGAGAGATAGTGGAACATTGGATGATAGGTCCGTGGATATGATGGTTGAGGAGAAGTCCAGACAGCATGAATCACAGGAGCGGTGAGGAAATTCATGAAGAAGATCTTGAGGTGAGTTCGCCAATGCACTCAAAGAACAAGGAAGTAGAACGCTGGAATCCGGGAATGGAGTATGAACAGGAACAGATTTTCCCAATAGCAGGATAACAAAGAGGGTATGCGCCAAATGCCAAACAATAAACTAGTGGAGGCTTGATTACTAGTGCAGTAAGAACAATCTGGCATGTGCCTCAAGGGAATTTACTCCTCCTGACTAAACTTATTTAGCTTCAGTTGTGAAGACACACCTGCCGGTCGCACCCTGCAATCAGAGAAGGAAGCTGCACACAAAACACTCACCAACCTGCAAACAGCTCTGTATGACATTTGGAAATTGTCAGAAtttctaaattataaaaataacttcatcTATATGAAAAGAACTCTTTTACATTAAATGCTAGTAAAACCAAAACAGCCATTGAGTACAACACATTGGTCCATCATCTGTAGGATTGTGTGAAGAGGCTGTTGTGTCTAACTTGGAAAGTTCAGCATTAACAAGGTGATGGAAGAGAGCAGTGAAAAGTGTGTGAAATGTCAGATCTGAGGTGTTTGTatgcacaaacaaataaaagaggATCATGTAAAGTGTTGTGACTCAACATGACACTTTTTGCACCCACACGAGTGCAAAAAGTGTGAATGGGCAAAGACTTCTCATATTTCAGACATGGAAGGCCAAAAATACAAGCTGAATTGATAAAATAACTCCATCTTGATCAACCTTTCCTCTAATTAGCAAATGTCTTTCAATCTTCTCATCTCTCCGGGAGATTTCCTGAGATCCTTGGTTAAAGGGCATTGAGCCTGTTCTGTCTTCTTCCGGTTCCCGTTCTTTGTAGCGAGTAACTTCCTGCTGGCTTGACCTTCAACACGTCAGATTTCCGCATCCGTAAAGCCATCAAGGCTTTAGCTCAAATCATGGACCTCCGTTTCTGAATTTATATTTGAAGTCCTGTCAGGTCAAAGTCACTTTTCAGCTTTCAACTCACAGCAGCATTCATTATCCTTAGGATGGAGAACACAAACTCCTTAATTTAATTACCCCAGCTTTGCACTCCATACGAAGCTAAACTTATTTGgaccagaaaacaaaattaagacaaATTGAATGTTTGTCATGcatgaga
Protein-coding regions in this window:
- the LOC108165700 gene encoding uncharacterized protein LOC108165700 — encoded protein: MVNHNPPRIILMLVGLFALFPAITLNFLSGFGDQSGVFRQRTEDVALKYKTSVTPAQWTFFVWDFVHFWFFAMFVYFLAGLCRRSTYEWMYATPAVLPYGFHVSVITYLSLNITWLFLYDREMLLPVLITSALMTLTDYMMLFFSCHGLKIYGAWLSKHRNADLWMFRILVQNGVAVYATWGTLSTLLNLTIYLQHQTEASRYHCTMLSLLLLLMELLVWFLLENFYLDEHMRYTAAIYPVVILWLTGILDNNASPVTNLYILEVLILVIACVLLVVRIILVGWRHHKQPLYMDNELSLTPVEISLSQPNLFL